In Chlorocebus sabaeus isolate Y175 chromosome 5, mChlSab1.0.hap1, whole genome shotgun sequence, one genomic interval encodes:
- the APRT gene encoding adenine phosphoribosyltransferase isoform X2, which produces MADPELQLVERRIRSFPDFPTPGVLFRDISPVLKDPASFRAAIGLLARHLKATHGGRIDYIAGLDSRGFLFGPSLAQELGLGCVLIRKRGKLPGPTVWASYALEYGKAELEIQKDALEPGQKVVVVDDLLATGGAGLEHPVSTAQASWGPHPPIPRNHARRL; this is translated from the exons ATGGCGGACCCCGAGCTGCAGCTGGTTGAGCGGCGGATCCGCAGCTTCCCCGACTTCCCCACCCCGGGCGTGTTATTCAG GGACATCTCGCCCGTCCTGAAGGACCCCGCCTCCTTCCGCGCCGCCATCGGCCTCCTGGCGCGACACCTGAAGGCGACCCACGGGGGCCGCATCGACTACATCGCAG GCCTAGACTCCCGAGGCTTCCTCTTTGGCCCCTCCCTGGCCCAGGAGCTTGGACTGGGCTGTGTGCTCATCCGAAAGCGGGGGAAGCTGCCAGGCCCCACTGTGTGGGCCTCCTATGCCCTGGAGTACGGGAAG GCTGAGCTGGAGATCCAGAAAGATGCCCTGGAGCCAGGACAGAAGGTGGTCGTCGTGGATGATCTGCTGGCCACTGGTG gGGCTGGCCTGGAGCACCCGGTCTCTACAGCCCAGGCCAGCTGGGGACCTCACCCTCCCATCCCCAGGAACCATGCACGCCGCCTGTGA
- the APRT gene encoding adenine phosphoribosyltransferase isoform X3, translated as MADPELQLVERRIRSFPDFPTPGVLFRDISPVLKDPASFRAAIGLLARHLKATHGGRIDYIAGECRVAASRAPLPPRAPRAELEIQKDALEPGQKVVVVDDLLATGGTMHAACELLGHLQAEVLECVSLVELTSLKGREKLAPVPFFSLLQYE; from the exons ATGGCGGACCCCGAGCTGCAGCTGGTTGAGCGGCGGATCCGCAGCTTCCCCGACTTCCCCACCCCGGGCGTGTTATTCAG GGACATCTCGCCCGTCCTGAAGGACCCCGCCTCCTTCCGCGCCGCCATCGGCCTCCTGGCGCGACACCTGAAGGCGACCCACGGGGGCCGCATCGACTACATCGCAGGCGAGTGCCGCGTGGCCGCATCCAGGGCGCCTCTGCCTCCGCGCGCGCCGAGG GCTGAGCTGGAGATCCAGAAAGATGCCCTGGAGCCAGGACAGAAGGTGGTCGTCGTGGATGATCTGCTGGCCACTGGTG GAACCATGCACGCCGCCTGTGAGCTGCTGGGCCACCTGCAGGCCGAGGTCCTAGAGTGCGTGAGCCTGGTGGAGCTGACCTCGCTTAAGGGCAGGGAGAAGCTGGCTCCTGTacccttcttctctctcctgcagtATGAGTGA
- the APRT gene encoding adenine phosphoribosyltransferase isoform X4, whose protein sequence is MPRPSWRPRQSPRRRAWAAAGSSHAAMADPELQLVERRIRSFPDFPTPGVLFRDISPVLKDPASFRAAIGLLARHLKATHGGRIDYIAGECRVAASRAPLPPRAPRAELEIQKDALEPGQKVVVVDDLLATGGAGLEHPVSTAQASWGPHPPIPRNHARRL, encoded by the exons ATGCCCCGCCCTTCGTGGAGGCCCCGCCAGTCTCCGCGCAGGCGCGCTTGGGCCGCCGCTGGCTCCTCGCACGCGGCCATGGCGGACCCCGAGCTGCAGCTGGTTGAGCGGCGGATCCGCAGCTTCCCCGACTTCCCCACCCCGGGCGTGTTATTCAG GGACATCTCGCCCGTCCTGAAGGACCCCGCCTCCTTCCGCGCCGCCATCGGCCTCCTGGCGCGACACCTGAAGGCGACCCACGGGGGCCGCATCGACTACATCGCAGGCGAGTGCCGCGTGGCCGCATCCAGGGCGCCTCTGCCTCCGCGCGCGCCGAGG GCTGAGCTGGAGATCCAGAAAGATGCCCTGGAGCCAGGACAGAAGGTGGTCGTCGTGGATGATCTGCTGGCCACTGGTG gGGCTGGCCTGGAGCACCCGGTCTCTACAGCCCAGGCCAGCTGGGGACCTCACCCTCCCATCCCCAGGAACCATGCACGCCGCCTGTGA
- the APRT gene encoding adenine phosphoribosyltransferase isoform X1: MADPELQLVERRIRSFPDFPTPGVLFRDISPVLKDPASFRAAIGLLARHLKATHGGRIDYIAGLDSRGFLFGPSLAQELGLGCVLIRKRGKLPGPTVWASYALEYGKAELEIQKDALEPGQKVVVVDDLLATGGTMHAACELLGHLQAEVLECVSLVELTSLKGREKLAPVPFFSLLQYE; the protein is encoded by the exons ATGGCGGACCCCGAGCTGCAGCTGGTTGAGCGGCGGATCCGCAGCTTCCCCGACTTCCCCACCCCGGGCGTGTTATTCAG GGACATCTCGCCCGTCCTGAAGGACCCCGCCTCCTTCCGCGCCGCCATCGGCCTCCTGGCGCGACACCTGAAGGCGACCCACGGGGGCCGCATCGACTACATCGCAG GCCTAGACTCCCGAGGCTTCCTCTTTGGCCCCTCCCTGGCCCAGGAGCTTGGACTGGGCTGTGTGCTCATCCGAAAGCGGGGGAAGCTGCCAGGCCCCACTGTGTGGGCCTCCTATGCCCTGGAGTACGGGAAG GCTGAGCTGGAGATCCAGAAAGATGCCCTGGAGCCAGGACAGAAGGTGGTCGTCGTGGATGATCTGCTGGCCACTGGTG GAACCATGCACGCCGCCTGTGAGCTGCTGGGCCACCTGCAGGCCGAGGTCCTAGAGTGCGTGAGCCTGGTGGAGCTGACCTCGCTTAAGGGCAGGGAGAAGCTGGCTCCTGTacccttcttctctctcctgcagtATGAGTGA
- the CDT1 gene encoding DNA replication factor Cdt1: MEQRRVTDFFARRRPGPRIAPPKLACRTPSPARPALRASDSATSGSRKRARPPAAPERDQARPPARRRLRLSADAVSSPSSPEAPDSSKAPDIPACPSLGQKIKKSTSAAGQPPQLTSSQNQDTISELASCLQRARELGARVRVLKSSAQDAGESCTPEAKGRPEEPCGEKAPAYQRFHALAQPGPPGLVLPYKYQVLAEMFRSMDTIVGMLHNRSETPTFAKVQRGVQDMMRRRFEERNVGQIKTVYPASYCFRQERGVPTFKDGVKRSDYQLTIEPLLEQEADGAAPQLTASRLLQRRQIFSQKLVEHVKEHHKAFLASLRPPMVVPEDQLTRWHPRFNVDEVPDIEPAVLPQPPTTEKLTTAQEVLARARSLMSPRMEKALSQLALRSTERSSPGSPRPALPDTPPATPPAASPSALKGVSQDLLERVRAKEAQKQLAQMTRCPEQEQRLQRLERLPELARVLRSVFVSERKPALSMEVACARMVGSCRTAMSPGEMEKHLLLLSELLPDWLSLHHIRTDTYVKLDKAADLASITARLARQARAEEGL, from the exons ATGGAGCAGCGCCGCGTCACCGACTTCTTTGCGCGCCGCCGCCCCGGGCCCCGCATCGCGCCGCCCAAGCTGGCCTGCCGCACCCCCAGCCCCGCCAGACCCGCACTCCGCGCCTCGGACTCCGCCACCAGCGGCAGCCGCAAgcgcgcccgcccgcccgccgcccCCGAACGCGACCAGGCCAGGCCGCCGGCCCGCCGGAGGCTGCGGCTGTCGGCGGACGCG GTTTCCAGCCCCAGTTCCCCCGAGGCCCCTGACTCCTCCAAGGCCCCAGACATCCCAGCCTGCCCTTCTCTGGGTCAGAAGATAAAGAAATCCACCTCCGCAGCAGGTCAGCCACCCCAGCTGACATCCTCGCAGAACCAG GACACCATCTCTGAGCTTGCCTCATGCCTCCAACGGGCCCGGGAGCTGGGGGCAAGAGTCCGAGTGCTGAAGTCCAGTGCCCAGGATGCTGGGGAGTCCTGTACCCCAGAGGCCAAGGGCCGCCCTGAGGAGCCATG TGGCGAGAAGGCACCCGCCTACCAGCGCTTCCATGCCCTGGCCCAGCCTGGCCCACCGGGGCTCGTGCTGCCCTACAAGTACCAGGTGCTGGCGGAGATGTTCCGCAGCATGGACACCATTGTGGGCATGCTCCACAACCGCTCTGAGACGCCCACCTTTGCCAAGGTCCAGCGGGGCGTGCAGGACATGATGCGTAG GCGTTTTGAGGAGCGCAATGTTGGCCAGATCAAAACCGTGTACCCGGCCTCCTACTGCTTCCGCCAGGAGCGCGGTGTCCCCACCTTCAAGGATGGTGTCAAGAGATCAGATTACCAGCTCACCATCGAGCCACTGCTGGAGCAGG AGGCTGACGGAGCAGCCCCTCAGCTCACGGCCTCGCGCCTCCTGCAGCGACGGCAGATCTTCAGCCAGAAGCTGGTGGAGCACGTCAAGGAGCACCACAAG GCCTTCCTGGCCTCCCTGAGGCCCCCCATGGTGGTGCCAGAGGACCAGCTGACCCGCTGGCACCCACGCTTCAATGTGGATGAAGTGCCCGACATCGAGCCAGCTGTGCTGCCCCAGCCACCCACCACGGAGAAACTCACCACTGCTCAGGAGGTGCTGGCCCGGGCCCGCAGCCTGATGTCACCCAGG ATGGAGAAGGCCTTGAGTCAACTGGCCCTGCGCTCTACTGAGCGCAGCAGCCCCGGGTCCCCCAGGCCAGCACTGCCAGATACCCCACCAGCCACCCCGCCTGCAGCCTCTCCCAGTGCTCTGAAGGGGGTGTCCCAGGATCTGCTGGAGCGG GTCCGAGCCAAGGAGGCACAGAAGCAGCTGGCACAGATGACGCGGTGCCCGGAGCAGGAGCAGCGGTTGCAGCGCCTAGAACGGCTGCCTGAGCTGGCCCGCGTGCTGCGGAGCGTCTTTGTGTCTGAACGCAAGCCTGCGCTCAGCATGGAGGTGGCCTGTGCCAGGATGGTGGGCAGCTGTCGCACTGCCATGAGTCCCG GGGAGATGGAGAAACACCTGCTGCTCCTCTCCGAGCTCCTGCCAGACTGGCTCAGCCTTCACCACATTCGCACTGACACCTACGTCAAGCTGGACAAGGCCGCGGACCTGGCCAGCATCACTGCACGCCTGGCCCGCCAGGCCCGCGCGGAAGAGGGGCTGTGA